The Geitlerinema sp. PCC 9228 nucleotide sequence TATATTCCTTATCTTCGTTTGCCCGGGACTTGACTAAGCGAATTCCATTAATCATCTCATGCAAAGCAGCAGAAGAATCCCGGGACATATCAGAAAGGATTTTACCAAAATATTTGGCTCGTTTGACAAAATATTGGTTGATCAGCCAAACCAGGGGTAGAAGAATTGTGGCAATTAAGGTCAGCTGCCAAGAAATGGCGAGCAAAGCGATAATAAATACAAAAATTGTAAATATATTCTTTGTAAACGTAGCGGCTGTATTGATAGAACTGCCCGTTCTTTGAACTTGAACGCCCAACCGGTTGACCAAATCGCCAACACGCATTTTGACGAAAAAGTCCAGATCCACATCCATCAAAATTCTCAAAGACTTCCGGCGAATATCTTGGACCAGAAATCGTGTTAGCAATGCCGAACTGTAAGCGCTAGCATATTGAGTAGCGTTCTTGCCAAAAATGGCCCCAATCACTGCAAAGGTCATCAACGGAATGCGCCATTCCTCAGGAAACCCATCAAATAAAGAGGTAAAAACTCGTAAAATCGGGGGTGCTCCTTCGATGTTCATATCCTGACCGAGAAAAGCCATAATCAAGGGAATGACTAAGAAGGTGCTGACCCCGTTGAAGATTGCACTAGACAATCCCAATACAACCGTTAAAATAAGTAATATTGGATAGCGCTGTGCAAATTGTAAAAGCAATCGATTGGATGACATAAACCCCAAATTTTGAACGGTATGTAGTTAGAACGAGCTTTTTGTACTAGCCATTGATTGCCCATGCTAGTATACTATCAGCCTTTGCCATGGTTGCCTTTTGCGGCTACTTGCGTGACGACCTCACTGAGAATGTCAGCCATCGCCTCCAAGCTATAGGAACGTACGCAACGCTCTCTGGCTTGCCGGCCGCGATCGCTTGCTGCTTCCCAATTCTGGAAAATCTCTTGAATCCCCCGAGCCAGCTGCGGTGGCGAGTGGGGGTCCACCAAATACCCAGTATTTTCCAAAATTTGCGGAATGTCCCCTACCCGGGTTGCCAAAATGGGTTTGGCCATAGCCATGCCGTCTGTGAGCTTCAAAGGAAATTGCGCTCGCGTCGCCTCGGTATCCCGTTGGGGAACAACAATCACGTGAGCGGCAGCCACCACGGCTGGCATTTTTGCCACTGGTTGCGGTGCAATTTTCACAATCCAACGACTCCAGTTTGTCATGAGATAGCGGTCGTAGTCATCGTAAGGACTGCCCCCGACAATGGCCAACCGCAAATCTGGTTCGTCAAGGATATCCAAAGCTTGTAACACATCTTCAACTCCTTTGTAAGGACGGGGTGCTCCAGGAAACATCAACACCCGATAGTCCGACAATCCCAACTGGCGGCGGCACTCTGGTGCATTATAGCCATCGGG carries:
- a CDS encoding glycosyltransferase; this encodes MKPFSRSLPSKISICVSDLSVRGAGRWGDAVRPFLLGRALQKAGFEVEIVGFVFGEENPTLSSDIPLVTFTGEQYPGFLRPASQLWSRLDGDILYAYKLKPTSLGIALLRKQLTRRPVLLDIDDWELSWHGGDAWQYHPSWKQLARDILKPNGALRNPHHPLYLKWTEKWVSQADAVTTHNQFLQKRFGGIYLPQGKDTVHFAPDGYNAPECRRQLGLSDYRVLMFPGAPRPYKGVEDVLQALDILDEPDLRLAIVGGSPYDDYDRYLMTNWSRWIVKIAPQPVAKMPAVVAAAHVIVVPQRDTEATRAQFPLKLTDGMAMAKPILATRVGDIPQILENTGYLVDPHSPPQLARGIQEIFQNWEAASDRGRQARERCVRSYSLEAMADILSEVVTQVAAKGNHGKG